The Octopus bimaculoides isolate UCB-OBI-ISO-001 chromosome 1, ASM119413v2, whole genome shotgun sequence genome contains the following window.
ATCCACAGAACCCATtgccctcccaccaccaccaccaccattttaaataaatacataaataaaaatccaATGGACAATGTCATCCCTAGCATAcctacaaaatgatgaaataatctAAGTTGAAACACCTTAACTTGCTCAATAAGGACTGACCTGAAACATTAAGCCTTGCAATGTCTGAtaatttagcattcagattactctgtcgaatgtaaaGTTGAACAGAAGCTATTATAGCTCTTGAGGGTTCACCACCTGATCAGGGCTGAAGGATTTTCAGGTTTCTAAAGGGAAACCCaagtcttttaaccctttagccatatccagccaaaatattcctgttttattttcaaaccagtcagatttggcctctcacacctatactagtgtcattctaaaattaaacaatcactgTTGAAATTGCAAGTccatgaaataatgcatgattaatctaAAATgattaaccatgcattatttcatggatttgagatttcaacgatgtgattgtttaattttaaaatgacacaagtgtaggtgtgagaggccaaatctgactggtttgaaaataaaacaggaatattttggctggatatggctaaagggttaaaagacttGGGTTTCCCCTTTAGAAACATGAAAATCCTTCAGCCCTGATCAGGTGGTGAACCCTCTAAAGCTATAATTGCTTCTCACACTGGCTCATACTTTCCTGTGTCTCTTTACCTAATCCAGTTTTCCCAAACTACAAGATTTTTTTCCTCTCTATTCCAATCTATAGTTATTCAAACTGAACAAACTTTATTAACCTCACCAACTTTCAAAATACTTTCAGAAAAATTCTACTGGGGAAGAACAGATTAAAGTTAAGTTGACCATAAATAATTACTGTTTTTGTTATGTTGGTTGGAGCAAAGTAAATTGAGAAACTATTTTCTTCTTGGAAACTTAATTTCAAATTTCTGCACACATGAAATGAAACAAGATATTCAAATATCTCTCCTATCAATAAATCGTTTCAACTTcgacctttccatgcttgcaggtgTTAGATGGACTTCattaaggcaaattttctatgatcagatgcccttcctgatgccaactctcacctgtttccaggcaaggtaatattttcccatgacatgttttcatagaagacttgAAACAAATGACAACTATCacttgatgtcaagacaaggaggcacaagcacacatatacaagggcctttcagtttctgtctaccaaatccactctcgaGGTATGGCTGATATAGGGCTATGATATAAGGtgtcatgaagtgggactgaacctgagaccatgtggttaggaaacaaatttcttaaccccAGAGCCATACCTGACTTATTATtcagcatctgttttccatactgcaTGGGACAGTTTGGCAGGGGCTGcctgggctccatgtctgttttggcatggtttctatggttggatgcccttcctaacaccaaccactttacagagtactgggtgcatttgcatggcaccagcacccatgagcccacaACATTAGGAACATTCAGCTGAAGAGGAATGCAAGGGACATGCCTGTATACAGGAACAACCATGTatttacttggcttgatgtgtcttttcaagcacagcaaaccaccagaagtctcggtcccctgtcatcccctctgtgaggtccaacatctGAAGGCGCTTTGTAAcccttcatcccacatcttccacAATTAGAACTTGGCACTTGTTGATtgaactgtcttcattcatacacattacgACCATACtggtctctcttgcacactacatctgatgccccATATACCCAgtttctctctcaaatcactctgttgaacatgcacactgacattactcatccagcagagtttctttcaagcctttatAGGTCCTCAGTcatagcccatatttcactgccatgtaacatagctgttagTGCACAGGCATCAGGCCCTTCATTACTAACAGAGGTAATtgatctctgaactttgcctagctTATTCTAGTGGCTATACTCTTGAAACAACCTCTACCATGGCTAACTTCTTGATCATTTAATAATGGAAACTGTcaactacttctaaggatcccccactgacatttgagggagtctattatttgtacattcctggtgtttaatgtacctACACATCTTCCACATGTAaaaactactttctctgttagtctTCCAGTGATACCGCTGCACCTCTTAGGTGaccatagcttgcactggataCACCATGTGGAGTTTCTCCCATATTAAGCAGGGCCATCTTCCAGAAGGGGTCTGATTAGTCTGTTTTCCTACATATTAGGACTTTGATCTTCGCATGTGAAGTTTTCTGCTTTGTACCATGACTTTAGGCCATTGTAttaaatttagtgttgtttacaTTGAGTGATGACTCATAAGCCAATAACACGTCATGATATTGAAAGCCTAATATCTGGTACTCCATGTGATCTTTGCGAATGAGTTTTGCCAACTTATAAGgatgtactaaaatgtgttttgtttttttttaacaagaaaaagaaaagaatgcagtTAAGAAAGATTCTTNNNNNNNNNNNNNNNNNNNNNNNNNNNNNNNNNNNNNNNNNNNNNNNNNNNNNNNNNNNNNNNNNNNNNNNNNNNNNNNNNNNNNNNNNNNNNNNNNNNNNNNNNNNNNNNNNNNNNNNNNNNNNNNNNNNNNNNNNNNNNNNNNNNNNNNNNNNNNNNNNNNNNNNNNNNNNNNNNNNNNNNNNNNNNNNNNNNNNNNNNNNNNNNNNNNNNNNNNNNNNNNNNNNNNNNNNNNNNNNNNNNNNNNNNNNNNNNNNNNNNNNNNNNNNNNNNNNNNNNNNNNNNNNNNNNNNNNNNNNNNNNNNNNNNNNNNNNNNNNNNNNNNNNNNNNNNNNNNNNNNNNNNNNNNNNNNNNNNNNNNNNNNNNNNNNNNNNNNNNNNNNNNNNNNNNNNNNNNNNNNNNNNNNNNNNNNNNNNNNNNNNNNNNNNNNNNNNNNNNNNNNNNNNNNNNNNNNNNNNNNNNNNNNNNNNNNNNNNNNNNNNNNNNNNNNNNNNNNNNNNNNNNNNNNNNNNNNNNNNNNNNNNNNNNNNNNNNNNNNNNNNNNNNNNNNNNNNNNNNNNNNNNNNNNNNNNNNNNNNNNNNNNNNNNNNNNNNNNNNNNNNNNNNNNNNNNNNNNNNNNNNNNNNNNNNNNNNNNNNNNNNNNNNNNNNNNNNNNNNNNNNNNNNNNNNNNNNNNNNNNNNNNNNNNNNNNNNNNNNNNNNNNNNNNNNNNCTTAGTGtcgttgagaaaagtttctattttcaaagttattttgtgctaaagttgttgtatttcagtaatttcaatcaatcaatgacgtgtattcagctgaataaaattactgctgttgtttgtcaacataaTATAATATCCACCTCTGAGTGggtattatattatgtatgtttaagttGTTTAAAGTGGTCGGGCCATGGGTGTTAGATATGTTATTGCAATCGGTGTTAGAGTTTTCATTGTGTAGGTCTATGGTAGggttgtatgtatttagatagtaGGAGCTAAGTTTACATTTATTAGATGAGGTGACCATAGATTCTATATTTGGTGTAGATGAATAGGATAATTTCAAAGTGGATCTGTCAAAGATAGAATGGTACTTATGGATACATGGGAAAATGGACTCTACTATTCTAAAGAAAGCTTtagcaaggctatagtagaagacatttacccaaggtgtctTACAGtaagactgaatctggaaccacatTCTTCTctccacatagccacacctggtataaaatattaagatgtttatgaaaaataattcagaaattcATAGCAAAGTATAATAATTCTTACCCCATTTCGAAAATTCATATTCACTGGTTTTTTGGATTCAATAACTTCACTGACAAGAATTATGTCATCAGCAAGCACACCATGGGCCAAATCCTAAAATATAAATCGAAAAATAACTGAATTGATTCTTTAGCAACATCAgtgtaataaaaaatatcacaGGGACttggaaaagacaagaaaaaacaacagcaagCAAAACCAATCTTTGAAGAATTAAGAGGCAAAAACTTGTCTGAAAAGTGACAAATCTTTTATCAAATGAACTCAAATGTGAACAACTTTTCAGTGTCTCTTCTCTATATTAGTTTGGACAAAAGGGACTTAAATCTCCATTTATCCCAGCCCAGTGTCATTTCGTCTGACAGACAATATTCTCAGAATTAACATCATTCCCTACCCTGGATCCATGTTGACCAATTTTTAATAATCTCTTATTAATGTGTTTTGGATCAAGTTAGTTATTTTTCATAGTTATTCTTTTGAGTACAAATTACAGATAGAGAGCACATTTTACAGATAGTGACAATTACAACTTGTAACCTccctacttaaaaaaaaaagagagaaatatgcttaaataagaaatagaaataagaagaTATCATTTAAAAACATACCATAGATGGATTTATTTCACTGACTAAACGATCCATATTTTCAACACCATGCTCAATAGCAAGTTGTACCAAAGTTTTTCCATtctgtaattaataaaaaaaccTCAGTTTGAAATTCAGTATCTTCTagaataatgtattttttaaagtgAGAAAACAATCAGAATTATAAGCAATTTGCTGTACTTTCTCCCTACCTTCTCTATATCTGTTCTGCACCACTGATTAACTAAACGTCGCACACTCATCAAATCATCGTTTTCAACAGCATTCCACATCCCAGGCtataaacagagaaaaaacagCTATGCAAAAAATTTAACAAGTTCATCATTTTTTATAGAATACCAATTACATCTTACACAAGCCAAAACAGTCAAAtttacaaaagatattttaaagatattcatGCTTTCTCCTTCAAATATTAGTATTTGAAATGGAATGTTTTCATCTGTATATCACATCTGTGTTATATAAAGACTTCCAGAAATTCTATTGGATTTTGACATTCAGATAGATAGAATAAATGGACACTGTAGACCAGATATAGACATGacatggagaaaaaaagaacaattcatAATAGATGTGGTAATTCCTGCAGACAATGCAAACAAAAGTGAGAAAAGATCTCAAAATATGCtgaattaaaagaagaaatatcaagAATGTGGAGTTGGTCAACAACAAAAGTGGAAGTCATACCACTTATTGGAACAATTTAGGTTCAATCCCCAAAAGCTACTGTCCCACCTGGAATGGTTGGACATGTGAATGACAAAATTGGTATGCATGGCTGATGATGTTTAACAACACAGAAATGCAGTAACCAATGAtctgatgatgtcaatgatgcaATGTGTCTTTACATGTTGTCAAagaggaaaaatttcttgtgtGACTATTTCTGTAGTGAAAGGTCTTCCCAAGTTTCAGTGTGCACaattatgttaaatattattatacgtgcatatattttaCTTAATGTTGTTCAGTGCAACAACATTAATTAAATCCAACTTGAACAAGCTTTATGCGAtgccttcttgaaatgagaatgcatggacagtttgaaaggaatacacaagatgTTAAGGATAAATCAGCATCATGGGCATGGCTTGAGCAAGGTGATTTGAAGCGTGCCatcgaaagcctgatcattgctgcacaaaaCTAGGATCTTGCTACAAATTCAgttgaagtataacatctataaatcttctgacacccagaaatacagactctgtggaaagagtgtggaaaatgtgacccacttggtaagtggaagtgagagccttgcacaaaaagaatacaagcgccgccacggtaaagtgtgtgtgtgtatctttattggcacttatgccgtaaataccgatatgaagtaacagagaactggtgtGAGCATGTTTCAactaaagttatgcaggaggatggaaaagtaatgatattctgggactatgattttcagacgcatcgtgtaatcgaacaccgtcggccggatattttcatattgaataagagagacaaatactgtcagatcattgatgtagccataccaaatgacatgaatattgtgagtaaagaggctgaaaaaaatcaccaagtactctgaattgaaagtggaaatggcaagactgtatggaatgtgagagggtaatgtaaaagtgataccagtgtgGTGATTGGAGCGTTgtgctcaatcccattgaaacttcaaaactttttaaggcaactggaaatcccatgcaagactgatgtcttgcaaaaagcagccttattgggcacagcacacatcttaatggaagtattatctgtctgaggactttgttgtgacttgacagatgactaaagactccagtacatttttacctacactgagTTATgaaggaataacaacaacaacaacaatggcaacaacaacaacaataataataatgttctgtcTTGTCATGAGAGGAAAATTTGTAGGAGTtcaacaattgaaaaaaaaaatgtgcccAGTTTGTTAGTATAtcactagtacttactttatccatCCTGGAGGGATAAATGGCTAAGTGAACATTGGtaatatttgaacttagaatataacaGGACAGCATTAAATATTGTATGCTAACTAATCCAGTATGCCACTGGGGCTGAATCAACtgcagtatataactggtatttatccTTTTAACCCAGAAGGGAGGATAAGCAAAATTAAACTTTGCAGAACTTGAATTTAgcaaaatgtaactaaatattgcaaaacaaaagatcctaaatagaaaatagaagataGCAAATATAgtacagaaaaattatattacaaaccatatatttttcaaacacaTTTTTGACATTGTTTTGCAATGTGGATTTTCTTCTTGTGAGTTCATCAAGGACATTGATACCCgcctgaaaatatatttcattgataaaaCATGAATTTAGACTTTAATAACAGGTAAAGAGTTACAGTTGCAAAGTATTCACAAAAACTAATATTCAATTGCTGAACGTATCTAATTATAAAGAGCAAGAAATTTGCACAAGCATGTCCATGTGGTTAAAAAGTCTGCTCTATATTGCATGGTTTAGGGTTCATTCCTATTGTGTAGGGTCTGTTAGCTGGTGTTTTGCACTATAGCTATGGATTGATCAATGTCATGTCAGTgaaatctggtagacagaaactgaaatatccagccgtagaaactctgccaaatcagattggagcctggtgtagccatctcgctcaccagtcctcagtcaaattgttcaacccatgctagaatggaaagcggacgttaaacgatgatgatgatgatgtacagacCAGCAAATTTCACAGAAGTGGATTAATCAATACCATCAATTCTGATGCTTGACAGATACTTTCTTTATTGCCTTCAgtgagatgaaagataaagctgacctcaataggacttgaactcagaatataaagagttggAAAGCATTTTcattaacaactctgccagttcactgccttacacagtttctgatttagacacaaaatAAATTTGAGGGCTGAGGTACTCgccaggtactttattttatcaacagcagaggtatgaaaggtaaagctgactttggtgggattCAAACCCTGAACATAAGAAGCCAggacaaatatcacaaggtagTTTGCATGTCACTTTAATGAGATTCTGCCACCCACaaccttaataatcctttctactataggcacaaagcctggaattttggggtgTGTGGGGtagagttgattacattgataccagtgcttaactggtatttattttattgaccctgaaaggatcaaaggcaaagttgcctttgatgacatttgaactcaggacataaaaatCCATgggaaatgctgcaaagcattttgcttgatatgctaacaattctgatagCTCAtggccttaacaacaacaacacttagcaacaacaacaactaacctGATTAACAGCATACACATCTGCATTACACCGCAACAAGGCCTCAACAAAATTGGCATCAATTTCTTTCCCATTTTGCAGATATGTCAAAAGTGGAATGGATCCATCCTGACAGAGTTATAATAGAAAAgagtttagaaaaaatatataaaaatagatctAACAACTTCATAAATACAAGcaagaaat
Protein-coding sequences here:
- the LOC106872778 gene encoding uncharacterized protein LOC106872778, with the protein product MEELYEYVRQLNPDKSKDVLYGETLISEQQDDLFDTLINGLVEKPSGVAEATKLVYLLRNAGLNINHPNAKDGSIPLLTYLQNGKEIDANFVEALLRCNADVYAVNQAGINVLDELTRRKSTLQNNVKNVFEKYMPGMWNAVENDDLMSVRRLVNQWCRTDIEKNGKTLVQLAIEHGVENMDRLVSEINPSMDLAHGVLADDIILVSEVIESKKPVNMNFRNGVRIIILCYEFLNYFS